Proteins found in one Nitrospira sp. genomic segment:
- a CDS encoding Flp family type IVb pilin — translation MLNAMRRFFHEEDGAAAIEYALIASAIAVVIATAAFTLGGNIRNMFTRLAGLIR, via the coding sequence ATGCTGAATGCCATGCGACGATTTTTCCACGAAGAAGACGGTGCGGCGGCCATTGAGTATGCATTGATCGCATCTGCGATCGCTGTGGTCATCGCCACGGCAGCGTTTACGCTCGGTGGCAATATCAGGAACATGTTCACGCGATTGGCCGGTCTGATTCGCTGA